In Camelina sativa cultivar DH55 chromosome 17, Cs, whole genome shotgun sequence, the genomic stretch tttttttatcagaaaccCTAAATTGAGATAAGAGAAACCAAACCTTAAAGGAAAGAGAAGGTCCTAATTGAACAGCGAGTAAACTGGAACCAACCCAGCAAGAGAAACACATGAGGGCAGCTACAAAGCCAGATCTTTTATCCAAACAGATGTAGAACAGAGCATAAACCAAGGTGAAGATGAACCCAAGGTTAAATCGGAGAACGCCGTCGAGGGTCAACGATTGAGAAACCCCTAATTGAGAAGGATCGAAGATTGGTGTCGTGGAGTGGAGGAGAAGCAAAGCTGTGAAAACGATCGGCCAAACGAAGATGATGTGGATAACAATGTTTATGGGATTGCTGTGGTAAGCACCGTAGAAGGCAAAGTGTTTCTCGAGATCGAGCAGTCCCATCAAGCGACTCATTGGTATTGATTGAGATTTTGTTCTCTCAGGAGGAAGAGGAATCAGATTAGAGAGATATGTGCTTTTTTGGGGAGGTAGGTTTGGTGGAattgaattgaaaaaatatataatcaccgAAAACACAAAACAGGGGAGATTAAAAGATACAcgggaggaagaagacgaaagtGGGAAAGTTCTAAGTTTAGCAAAGTTGCTAACATACGCTTCCTAATGCTAAGTTGCGCAATCAAGCGATGTGTGTTGACTTTACTTGGCCGGGAGATTTCTTTCCAATTGCTAACCTACGCTAACAGGTttgattagctttttttttaccCAATAAGACTTTGACAATAGTTGCTAACATGCGCTATTGAAACGGATTAATGTATTGGGAACGTAAGCGGAAAGATTGACTTGACCGACCAACGATTTCTTACTAACTTTGGCTATGGTGATTACTACTAACTTGCACGTATAGAAGACTGAACGTGTTTTGTGATTGCTAACTTgtacaaatgaaaaaaaaaacagtttgttGACTTGAGTTAGTTGGAGAGTTTTTAGATTGTAAATAGCACTTTCTGGAAGGGTAATACGCGCCAGCTTTCGTTTGTTAGAAAGACTAAAAATAGTGTCATGTGATTGCTAATGCTAACCTGcgcttttgatgtttttgttcctttgtttATTTCTCACAAGACTAAGTTTTAGTGTGGACGTTACCGATTCTCTTATCCACACACATCTTCTGCCTCCAATAA encodes the following:
- the LOC104756219 gene encoding uncharacterized endoplasmic reticulum membrane protein YGL010W — its product is MSRLMGLLDLEKHFAFYGAYHSNPINIVIHIIFVWPIVFTALLLLHSTTPIFDPSQLGVSQSLTLDGVLRFNLGFIFTLVYALFYICLDKRSGFVAALMCFSCWVGSSLLAVQLGPSLSFKVGLASQLLCWTGQFVGHGMFEKRAPALLDNLVQAFLMAPFFVLLEVLQSVFGYEPYPGFQARVNAKVESDVKEWRAKKQQKNKVT